Proteins encoded in a region of the Atopobium sp. oral taxon 416 genome:
- a CDS encoding SDR family NAD(P)-dependent oxidoreductase — MITGAAMGLGEGIAMVYAKYGAKLCLVDMSKDVEKTADKLRKQYNAHMSQTPVKWQCYRETGAHKAS; from the coding sequence TTGATCACCGGTGCCGCAATGGGACTGGGCGAAGGTATCGCTATGGTGTATGCCAAATATGGTGCCAAGCTCTGCTTGGTTGATATGTCGAAGGATGTTGAGAAGACTGCTGACAAGCTTCGCAAACAATACAATGCTCATATGTCTCAAACCCCTGTCAAGTGGCAATGCTATCGCGAAACAGGCGCCCACAAGGCTTCCTGA
- a CDS encoding ZIP family metal transporter, which translates to MPVNQVIQGIAIPFAGTTLGACLVFFMKNELNRMVQRCLTGFAAGVMVAASIWSLIIPSIDQSSSLGQFAFVPAFIGFWIGIAFLLILDHAVPHLHLGEEDTKPEGPHSNLDRTTLMVLAVTIHNIPEGMAVGVVWAGWLAGNVGISAAGALALSLGIAIQNFPEGAIVSMPLHAQGVSRGKSFLGGFLSGAVEPVGAIITLIAASQVTTILPYLLSFAAGAMMYVVVEELIPEMSEGKHSDEGVLMFALGFTIMMALDVALG; encoded by the coding sequence ATGCCAGTGAATCAAGTTATACAGGGCATTGCGATACCATTTGCAGGCACTACGCTGGGCGCCTGCTTGGTCTTCTTTATGAAAAACGAGCTCAACCGTATGGTCCAACGTTGCCTAACCGGGTTTGCCGCGGGGGTAATGGTCGCAGCCTCTATCTGGAGCCTGATTATTCCCTCGATTGACCAGTCTTCCTCCTTGGGGCAGTTTGCGTTTGTGCCGGCGTTCATTGGTTTTTGGATCGGCATTGCTTTTCTGCTCATTCTGGACCACGCGGTGCCGCACCTCCATTTGGGAGAGGAGGACACCAAACCGGAAGGCCCACACTCCAATCTGGACCGTACGACGCTCATGGTTCTTGCTGTGACCATTCACAACATTCCTGAGGGGATGGCGGTCGGTGTGGTATGGGCCGGTTGGCTGGCCGGTAATGTCGGTATCTCTGCCGCAGGTGCACTCGCTCTCTCCCTCGGTATCGCGATTCAGAATTTTCCTGAGGGTGCTATTGTCTCCATGCCGCTCCATGCTCAGGGGGTAAGCCGTGGGAAATCATTCCTGGGAGGGTTTCTCTCCGGTGCTGTGGAGCCGGTCGGCGCGATCATCACGCTGATAGCGGCATCACAGGTCACGACGATCTTGCCCTACCTCTTGAGCTTTGCGGCAGGAGCAATGATGTACGTGGTGGTGGAGGAGTTGATTCCGGAGATGAGTGAGGGAAAGCACTCTGATGAGGGAGTGCTGATGTTTGCCCTCGGTTTCACTATCATGATGGCACTTGACGTCGCGTTGGGATAA